In Vanessa atalanta chromosome 9, ilVanAtal1.2, whole genome shotgun sequence, the genomic window ttacttattaatttttagctatataaattaaattttgtgatctaatgtttaaaaaaaaaaacaaaacctcCGGTGCAGTTGATCAGAGAATGACGGCTGTTATTGAATATAACGGGTGGCTTGGCAAAAGCTCCGCCGCATTGATTCCAGCTGCGATGAGTGGATGAACAGTTGTAACAAAGAAAACAAGATGAAATGTCCACGAAATAAAGCAAAATCAGGAAACTTGGCACGTTGTAAAGAACATTTATACTCATTTGGAagtgtgttttgttttgttggaAGAATATAAGCccaataatgtaaaaattgtataattcatatagtgtatataaaataacttttttatatttgaatttgtcaAAACTTGACAAGTgtctaaatataatgaaaattatcaaCTAAATACTAATTACTATGAATACTTCCTATTCAACTCAGTATACATTTCTCCTTTGGCCTACTTTCGTAAtaagtaagaaatgtttaaaactcataggttttataaataaaattaattaccacTACACATAATTGTTAAAGAACAACGCAATCGCGCTAATCTTTTTATGTCCgtattaaataaagttctaTGAAGAGGATCCTCGCCGTAAATCGTATTGTTGAACGTACCATTGTAACACAACAAACcaaaactattttcaataagcaataaattaagacataatgaaataatacatGATTTCATGACCTActagatactttttttaaacgaataattgaaattatcataaatattcttcAGTGACCGAATAGGTATTATATGTGTAgtttattgtgttaaatataacaaaacacgTTCACTTTCCCAAACAACAATAAATCCTAAATCATCAGACGGAATTTCAGCCACCATGGCATATTTATCTCAgggaatataatatgtacaagcGGGTACGCAAGCGCAAGTATTCATACATAAGGCTAAATGCAAGTGCATTGATGGAAATACTAAATGCAAGGACATTCGGTAGTCAGGCAAACAttaaaaagctatattttttatttgggatAGCTATTGTTTTGTAACACTATTAGGTTATTGTCTTGTAAACTACTATGTAGAGACTCTTACATAGATAGTTTTCTAGCGCACTGAATCACAAAAAGTAGATAATATAAGTGTCTATGTCCAAATACACTTATATTATCATAACAGCTGTATTCTGGCATTTCTTGTATTGCCTCTTTTCAATGTCTCTGTAAGCAATTTCTAATACGACTTACCCGCCACctattgttaattattgataataaaggAGAAAACATCCAAGTGTCACGAACAACACTGTACAATGTTTCAATCAAATGAACAATTCTTGTACGCAGAATATGAGCATACATGTGTCAGAATAGTgccccttttttaaataataagaaacaagttttgtttaattttttattttgaagttttcATAAATTGATAACTATTCACTATCGGTGAGGTAACAATTTTAGTAGAACCATTTTTTGAAATCTATACATTCTAAATTCACAATCTAACTGATAAATTCAAGATGCATCCAAATCAAGTCCCTATGTGATCTAACAGCTTCCTTGCCAACTCTCtaggatatattttgttttacaatagtAACCGCTAATACTGGATGCACCCGGCTCATGTAATCGCACTACCGTTCGTCTCAACTCATCGCTTTAACACATCTCACAAATAACTGCAATTTTCGAGATCTCTAAGTTTGATTTACTCAGACTTGGCCccaataactaaatataaatacaattttgacaTAAACATTGTTCAACAATATACACAATGGATAAAagcaataattcttatgtatacATGTTAAAGAACGTATATCCAaacgtctttttatttattttttctaacacAATACAATGGCAATAGAATACTATGCTAAAtaacttttgttaaaaataataataaagccagCTCCACACATTAGTACAAATTTTTGTCGACCTTACAAGTCTTATCTACCGACGGATTAGTAAAAACTATATGCGCAGACATGAATATCATACCGTATACCGCCACTTTATGTGATGTTGCAGACAATTCGTAAGAATAGATCAAAATGCATCGTGTTAAACTATACATAGTATTGCAattttttacgaaataattaGCAACGCACAAATAAACTagaatgtgtatttttttaatataatttaccttctttttatatcattaaattatagttaagtTTCAGTTTGTAAtgattatatgtgtattatagaaaatgtataaaaaccagaaatatataaatagactaACTGAAACTCTTTAAGGACTGTGCagcatttatcaataaataaaataaaataagtatatccatactaaaagtaatattatatttgttcatttatgataaatatcaaTCATTGAATAtggaaaaatcaatataaatttggGTAATTAGACATCATAAGTGATATTCACAAGCATACAATGAATTGGCAGTGTTAAATGCAAGACTCAAGTAATGGAATTAGGCCAAATGTGtactgtttattataaaattgtaattaaaatgcttATTGCATTGTGCAatagaatatacaaatataaacaattcaaGACTATCTTGCTATAAAATACTTGAATGCAAAGACTtggaaattgttaataaatatttgtttgcctTGCTAAAAAACTATACATGCATAGAGACTATTAAAAGCAGTACCTCAATTACTCAGGTAATAATGAAGATAAAATGATCCAGGACTTCAATACAAAGTCTGCAAAGAAATTTAacacttatgtatatttattttatgtatcttaTCATTTTAtccttttcaatattatataagtacttttaatttataaaataaaatgacacaaGTATACTAACTATACATTTAAATCACAtagaatattacaaatattcaatgaaaatagTAAAAGGATTTAGGTAACgaccaattattaaataaatattttcagtctGTATGAGGACGATCAGAACTCTCATAACAGATTTTAAAACCACAATTAGATACAAACATTCATAATATGTACACAAAACACCTAAAAATTTCTATGCTATAAGCAAAGTCACAATATCAGATGtacttaaatactaattataatgtttatctgTACGGGGAGGCATGTGTTTTAGCATGGAATTTCAGAGCGACGAGTTGGCAACGGCTTAATGCTTTACAACAAGACTGCACACAATTATTTCACAACGAGACTTTAGATTCCAATATAATTAAGTGATACCGACgaaacatttataagtaaatgaCTTATACTGAACTATTAACTAAATTCAACTGCAGTTTGTACATTTAGACATGGCTaatggttaacatttatttataaacattttatatttttcatatggtGGAGTCTAATTGTGttgcaaacaaaaaaatatatttctttaaatataatatgaaatttaatgcaaatttaaaataagaagtatTTTCGAAACATATTAATGTATCATATTTATACAGGATTTTATTCTCGTTGTGTAATTGAAGTGAAACCAAAGTAAGGTCTAACTGACAGTCCAATCAAGTCCCCAACGCTCCGAGACTTTCAGTTGTGCAGCTGCAGCATCTTTTAATGAGAACAAGTGAGTCATCTCTTGTTCAGTTTTGGCTAATGCGATTGCCTTTTCGAAAAGCTCCAAAGATCTCCTCAAGTTTCCTctggaaaaataaatacttgtttttaaagtcacaatttaaatactttattcgtGATTATTAGAtcatatgtattgtatattctATTGTACTGAAGTATTAAGTACTGTTTCTTAGTAaagtttagaaatatattataagaaaattttataaattaagaagaaaaaaatataatataatatttatagaattttttaagaacatttttatatcatctaagttaatttaatacttttaaaactttttttttatactaatcaaTAGATGGCGTTGATGTCAAATACAGTAACTAAAtgtgaataatttcaatattcctAATTTCCTAATCATTCACTCATTGTAATCATTGTCTTTCTTGCAAGGAATcttttcaaattacataattttagtaCTTTATACAAATTCATGTTGCattgatacatatttattgactCGATGACAACAATGACACAAATATACAACAGATAAAGACATGCTTATTGCTTATCTTGCAAGTAAGCAGTGATTACAGtaattcaaacataattataaccTAATTTtacaatcttatttattaaatatattaatttaaataacctaAAATCTTTCATTTACagatatatagtaaaatttattatatttctttaaatatagattttaggATCTAAAAATacctctttttaatatatttttaggtgaGAAAAGTGACTTTATTTCTGTACTGTTAGTGTTATGTAATTGTTTtcaattgtaattgtattttggTTCTAAGTTATTGTTAGAGAACCAGTGACATCATTCATGATTTGTAGAGAGAtaactatttttgtattgattgaGGCCATACAAGATAAAGTCATCATGTAATTGATAGCCGAAAGAAATATCATAATGTGATAACCTTTATCTTATTACCTCAACCAAAATCTCAAGGTTAAAAGAatctcacattttttttaaaacaatgtataaaaatatcaataataaatatatagatatgtatatttCAAGATATCTTACCTTTGAACTTCAATTGTGCCCAGTGTCTCATACGCAAAGTCACATTTGTCATCTATTTCAAttgctttattaattaacttgacAGCTTTGTCAAAATCTGTGCTTTTTTGTAATTGTACAAGACCTTTGTGAACATAAAGTGTGGCATTATTAGGGTCAACCGCCAGTGCAGATTCAAATAGAGCTTCTGCGCGTCCCCATTCTTGTTGATCTGACAACACTTGAGCATATAAAATGTACACCtcagcacaccttgggaatctTTCGAGTGCTTTTTCAAAATCAGCTCTCACTTGAGTCAAGGCTCCAATGTTTTTGTGCAACTGCGCATGTCTGTAATCGGCATAACACTTCTGAATATAAGCAATCGAGAAATCAGGGTTCAGTTCCACTGCCTTAGCAAACTCTGCAGTTGCCTCATCCATTCTTTCTAAGAGAAGATATACTTGACCACGATGGTGATATATATCCGAGTTATTGGGATCTAATTTTGCTGCATTTGCAAAGTCTTCCAAGCAACGCTCTGTATTTTCCAATTGTGTAAATAGAGATGCACGCTTAATGAGGGCATTAACTTTAACTTTTAGTGATGCATCACTATCAATAACTTTGGCAAGATCAGCCTGAGCTTCATCATGTCTACCAAGCAGAAGGTAAAATGTTGCTCGTAAAAGCAATGCCTCATATGTGTACTTCCCATCTGATTCCAGTTCCTCAGTACAAGCTGCTACCACTGATTCGTAATCCTGACCATCAAGAGCATGCCTTGCCTTTGCAAAGCCATTCAATGCACTGTCatctaaattaattttgcaGATAGGGTCTTCAGAGAAAGCAGAAAAGtatgttttaatgaaatgttTGGATGGCATGACTGGGCGTCTTTTAGCAAGAGCTTCCCGAGCATGTTGTCTGCCAAGAGCTTTAAGTATACGGTCAGCATTAACCAGAGAACTCTGTACTTGGAATTTTTCCAATATACAAGCAGATGTTACGTCTTCTAATGCAAGCACAAGATCGCCACTCTTCTCAGCCGCTCGTGATCGTCTAAGAAAGGCTTTGACATATTTTTCGTTCAGTTTAAGTGCAAAGGTACAATCTTCTTTGACCTGTTCCCACATTTCTCGTTTTTCATAGCAAGCAGAACGATTTTGATAGAAAGTAGCTAAATCAACGGGGCGGTCGGGAGGACAAGCCTCGATAGCTTCGTTATAAAGAGCAATAGCTTTATCGTATTCACCTGCATGAAAAGCTCGATTTCCGGCTCCCTTCAACTTCATTGCACGGTCAATAGCACTTTCGGTAGCTTTTGCATTGTCTTCATTATCTAACGAAATAGTTGTCTTTGCTTTTAACTCGGCAATTTTCTTCTTCTCGGGATCTTCTAATCTATTTCTTAGATAAAGGTAACCTAAACCGATAGCTAAAGGAGCCCCGAGTAGGATGGCCAGTTGCCACTTAGGGAAAGGAGTACTACCCGTCGACGCCATCCTCTTAATCGAATCCTTTTATTAAGGATTCACCATTTATTACTTTTCCGAAAAATTAAATGACTATTGAACACTATGATTTTACTAAGCTCCTTCCTAGTTTCtattttataacctttttaTTGAAGCTCTGACATTAACATTTAACAGTAGATAAAAAACAATCGAAATTCCGATAAGACATATGAGATTACACACTAtcaatatatgtactttaattatttttagtgtataaattaaaatagaaaaaaaatcgagCTTTCCTTAAAAATTAACTAGGCATTAGTAAATGAACGAAAAAGTTTAtaaagcttaataaaaaaaacaattgaccagtaatgtaatatgtataagtaaaaacataaattgtgTTAACGTGTGTATTACAGAAATACAAGATACTTGttaattaagttttcattaattGCATCTGTGGATTTCATTGATcgataatttatcaattattttacaaacttatAATTCTGAGCGTATATGGTACATCTCTATTACTGTCTTTAGTTTTAAGAGAATAAGGATATGAGTATCTGTCATAAACATAACCAAAAtgttgcatattatttaaataaatataatattcaaaaataaaacgtatatttagattttattaaatagataataatataattacttactttaaaaaatacacaatgttTTCaaggaaatttattaatttggtatgttttttaaaataattcatgcaggttcataataaaaaacagttatttaaGTCAGTAATTTTCAGGTCAAATTAAATCGTAACTTAGGCTCAAAGAAAATTCTCAGTTTTCCCATTACTCCCTTACAAAGACAAGAGCGACGATACAAAGGTGATTTATATGAGCCAGACTATCTAATTGTAAGTACATTTGTTCTGGTAAGggataaaaattacttaaaatataacatataacacataacatattttcatacaaatttcaGAGTATGCAGCCAGATGAACCTATTTACGATTGCctaaacttacaaataaaaggCTATGATTTTGTATTGCTTGAATCTTGCCAGAAGGAAATACACAGATATGCCGAAGTGATGGGAATCCAAGTTGAggaaaggttatttttattattttaaaaatattttattctagaatctgtaaagtacttttttattaaaagacttgtaattaagttaatttagtaTAGTAaaactaactttaaaaataatgctacaCATTACACATTGTATTGAACGAAACTTATTAACGACTGTTGGAAAGAATTGAAGGAGGTgcatagtaaaaattataaaattatgtatatttttataatatataatacactttTCATAAGAAAACTTAATatctacaaattaatttaattaaaaattttttaatagagagGTAAATACTTGTTTCGTAAATTCCTGCCTGCACTTAATTTATGCTAAACCCATActgtcttttaaattaaaagtttattattgttaagaaTATCATAGAATGTACATAAAACAAATTGTCATCAAATGAATAATGCATATTGGCAAAGGAAGTTTCATATACTAGATTTAGATTCTAGATTCTTAATACtgtggttttttttatagttgggCGACACCAGCACAACAGTTAAATGTACAAAGATTTAAGCCAGGAAGCACAGCTGTTGAATCCGATTATCACCTCAAGATATATGAAAGAAATGTAcaggtatataaaatttaatggttTATTTGTACTCAACTGTATAACAGaagtttattgtaaaatttgatttaacttGTAAGGCGTCGCAGGATTgctataatcatatattataaaaattttacttaacaGAGGAATAGAATGAAAAGAgaacaattatataaacttaaatatatttacaactttagACTAGAAGAAGCATTGGGAGCAAAAACAGATAGCAAAACTGGGAAAATCAATTTAACCATTCATGATTATGTGGTTTCTTCTTTGTTTAagctgatttattttaatatttattcaatgcaTTTTTTGctctttaattatgaaaatattttttatagtttgtttGACTATCGTAGAACGGagatttagtaatttttatataattacaatttgatGCGATTGGGAATTTGGACCTCTGTTCAGTGGACAGGCTAGAACAAACTTTTCTTTcactactaattaattattgctaTTTCACATTTCAACTGGTTATCCTTCACTTGAATACCTTCATGTGacgatctattttatttatatatcttaatctTTAAATGGTCATTGCTATGGGATCCTTTCACTCAAATATGCTCAGCTATTTGTGTTGGCATAATTACTTCCTGCCACTCATTGTAATAATCATCAACAGTCCTAAGATTCTATCTTTTCCTACCTtcaggttttttatttatttctttcttatttaCTCATACATGTCATTAAGATGTCATAAGCAATTTTCCATTCCATTTAATTCtaacaaacatttattcatACTGCTGTGCCAGTAATCTTTTTATCAAAAACTCTTACAGTAATTTTATACATCATTTCATTCTAATTTTTTACCTTCACAATTGAAGAGTAAGCTTAGTCAAACTTCTAGTCATTACCGTCTCTACCAtagggcacgtgcccagggcccccatgcTGAGAGggcccgaagaaccaacaatttctttcACATGTTTATGATCATGTTGATGTATGTATTCAAacgtgatatatttgtaagaaatagctaaaatatttatcaaaaaaggctataaaatagccataagattgttTATTAGAAACTATACTTACAAATTATTGGcaaatatctaccaaaaagGGCCTataattcatgggtgcccaagggccccagcatagcttgagacggctctgcttCTAGTTTCGGTCTCATTACTACAAATATAGCCATACAAAtatactaatgatatgttcccctagttttaatatatagataggTTTAGCTAGAAAGGGATTacgatcattattttattatttggagAATCCCTACGATTTTCAGGACACTTAAGTAATGGAcgaattaatattgtttacattcCACCATAAACAATATTCAGCTTCCTTATTACGGCATTTTACTCATAAGTTGAGTTCTAACCAGAGCATTTCGCAGAGTAGTTATTACTTTGACGTTCGTATAACATTCCACCCGATGGAATACTAACCTAAGATTTTATATGACTTTTGGTAATTTTTGCATATATTGGTCTAATTACACCAAGTTCATTTGtggttatttaaatgtattgctATTGTATTACGACATTTGGGGTTATTTTGGGGGGGCGGGGGGTgtttagccgagatggcccagtggttagaacgcgtgcatcttaaccgatgatttcgggttcaaacccaggcaggcaccactgaatttttatgtgcttaatttgtgtttataattcatctcgtgctcggcggtgaaggaaaacatcgtgaggaaacctgcatgtgtctaatttcaacgaaattctgccacatgtgtattccaccaacccgcattggagcagcgtggtggaatatgctccaaaccttttcctcaaagggagagtaggccttagcccagcagtgggaaatttacaggctgttaatgttgtaattgTGGCACCTATGTACcagtagttttaaaatatgtgtatagGATATTGCAGGCGGAGAGATCACTTGACTTGAtacttattgttttataatacctGTACGACGTGACAGTACAGTACAGTCGGAACGGGTAGCTAGTTATGTAAAAACCGaccatcaaaatttaataatcttaagaAGCTAGTAAATCTATATCTCATAAAGgcgtttgttttgtttactttcattattattcgaaaatttCTAAAACAACTGTACCAAACGCCGCAAATAGAAAATCTACTGAGTTTttcttaatgatttatttagtcAATTGCACAAATAAAACCAAATGaaaatcctttattcaatatacaagcattacacttatttactGATTAACAAATCAAACATActctatcattttattaaatcatagaTACACTTTTCAGGTAGTAGATGTTCCTGCGTGGGCGCTCGGTACACTGCTTCGAGTATCACGTGCCTTACTCCCTGAAGGATGTACGCTAAGTGTACACGAGCACGCACCGGAACACGAGGAAGTACGATACGTCCCCGACAATGAATTGATTGAACTTAAACAACAATTAGATGTTATGGGAGGTAGCCGCCctgaaaagaaaaagaaaaaatagttacttaaaagttatttattattgttttgtaagtAGTCATTtagaatctaaataaaaatattaaagattttactgcatttgtttttttcattatacAACACTAGTCTCTCTCTCTTAGGTTATCAGCTCTTATTCGAATCGCCGCTTGTCAATTTCTGTGTTTAAGTGCGTGTAACTGCGTCTGCGTGTATAATCAGCCTACACTAAACTACTATAGCCAAGCCAATCGATATAAAGCATCGTGgtgctaatatattatttctataggttctattttcaattatatagaaCATAAAGTGAcatacgtataataataataataattagtaacataattataatatattggatatacacacagttaataagtatataaaaaaataataactttaagaaaaatattaaaatcgattatcTCATATTCATAGTTACCGTAAATTTTACGGTGTTTAAAATTTCTTGAATTTACCCATCACATTTAGCCTTCAAATTTAAAGTCCAACTAATGTAAGACACgcaaattctacaaaaaaaaaaagattatctaCCCTAAACTTTCATCTTCACTGGTAGTGTAATTATAAATGGTaacttaattatgttttaataaataaatacaattaaagacACTaaggtttctttttaatttaaataaggttggttaaaataactaaaatatataattgaatccTCCTTCTTCTGaagttcattatatattaaatatataagttaaaataaatactacagaTCGAAGTATCTTAGCCTCGCTATATCTGTAATTCTGTACCACGAGATAGTTtacgtatagcctattccaatcgaagtagaaataaagataaacaaacgttAGATTTACGTATTGGTTTATCTTTATTTCCACTTCCATTGAAAAAGTCTATAGTATACTATAGAGCCTATTGTTCGCAGAAAAAGCGGTATCCGAAACCATAAATCATAAAACTAgctgtttgaaaaatatttttcaatattttttttggaaaactAAGCAAAacgagtttttttattttaagaattattgaaaTAGATAATTTTGGTATATATGGCTTTAGGCGTTGCTATTATATTGATatgtaaaaaagttttaatattttgttctaaatACGTTCGTGTACTCAC contains:
- the LOC125066370 gene encoding mitochondrial import receptor subunit TOM70; the encoded protein is MASTGSTPFPKWQLAILLGAPLAIGLGYLYLRNRLEDPEKKKIAELKAKTTISLDNEDNAKATESAIDRAMKLKGAGNRAFHAGEYDKAIALYNEAIEACPPDRPVDLATFYQNRSACYEKREMWEQVKEDCTFALKLNEKYVKAFLRRSRAAEKSGDLVLALEDVTSACILEKFQVQSSLVNADRILKALGRQHAREALAKRRPVMPSKHFIKTYFSAFSEDPICKINLDDSALNGFAKARHALDGQDYESVVAACTEELESDGKYTYEALLLRATFYLLLGRHDEAQADLAKVIDSDASLKVKVNALIKRASLFTQLENTERCLEDFANAAKLDPNNSDIYHHRGQVYLLLERMDEATAEFAKAVELNPDFSIAYIQKCYADYRHAQLHKNIGALTQVRADFEKALERFPRCAEVYILYAQVLSDQQEWGRAEALFESALAVDPNNATLYVHKGLVQLQKSTDFDKAVKLINKAIEIDDKCDFAYETLGTIEVQRGNLRRSLELFEKAIALAKTEQEMTHLFSLKDAAAAQLKVSERWGLDWTVS
- the LOC125066372 gene encoding 39S ribosomal protein L48, mitochondrial — encoded protein: MFSRKFINLVKLNRNLGSKKILSFPITPLQRQERRYKGDLYEPDYLISMQPDEPIYDCLNLQIKGYDFVLLESCQKEIHRYAEVMGIQVEESWATPAQQLNVQRFKPGSTAVESDYHLKIYERNVQVVDVPAWALGTLLRVSRALLPEGCTLSVHEHAPEHEEVRYVPDNELIELKQQLDVMGGSRPEKKKKK